The nucleotide sequence CGTGTAGTGTAGAAAAGGATTTAATATGAAAATGACTGTCCATAAGCATGCAACTAAGTTTTCCTTCACATAAGGTACTGTGActttcagacacattttaatttgtgagGTTTCAGAGGGAATTAGGTTGGAAATGAAAATAGTGAGTGTAGAAGGAAGACAAAATGTGAAGGACTTAATTTCAAGGCACAGAGACCCTTGGCAGACATTCGCTGAGAGAATTTAACACCTTCCAGTCTCACTATTTTTGCAGATGCCAATGATTTCGTGGAGATTTGGAGGTAGAGGAAacctgcaaacagaaaaaaacggATACATTAAAATTAAGTTCCGCATGGAAGTGAGGCTTACGAAATgggattttttattatttatttaattgctagaattaaaaatgtcagtgtgcatAGTGTGGGTGCATGTGTAGAAATGATAGAATATGATCTTTAAATGTGATAATATACTGTGTGTCATATAGACGCCAGTTTAAAGTAAAACACTTAATACACGTTACAAATGCAGCTTGGGTTGGCAATAATTAGCTGATTTTCAAAAGGTATTTACCataaaatgaggaaaaaaatcagattcaGTCACAGTGGTGGCAGCATACTGTAATTACATGCTAGGTAATCTTGAGGAGTTTGTTCTACCTTAGGCATCTAATATAATATTTTGTCTTGATCCTTGCTACAGACTCACTGGCTGGTATCTTCCAGGCTGCAGGGATCCAAGATATCCGTGAGTATTATTACTGGGATGATAAGCAGCGGGGCGTTTGTTTGGAGAAGCTTCTGGAGGATCTGGAGAGGGCTCCTGAGCGAAGTGTTGTTGTTCTGTCGGCATCTGCCCACTACCCAACCGGAGCTGATCTCTCTCAGAATCAATGGGCCGTGATTACACAACTCTTGATGGTAACTGACGTGTACACTTGTGCTCAGAGCCTAAAGTTATTTTTATCAGACAAGTAGCTCCTCACTCCTGCTTGGATCGTCATTTGCTGTCTCGGCACTGTTTCAACAGAGGCGCAGGCTTTTCCCTTTCCTCTTGCTGCCTGCTCAGGCGCTCTGCTCTGGAGATTTAGAGCGGGATGCGTGGCCTGTACAGCACTGTGCATCGCAGGGGATGGACCTCCTTTGCGCTCAGTCGTTCTCCCACTGCTTTGGCCTATACGGTGAGATAATGATGTAATTTATTTCAAGAATTTGTCACCCCTATGGCCAAAGGGACTCTTGCTGCTCGTCAAAATGAACCTTCACTACAAACTAAGAGTCCAATCTGTGACGTTAAATCAACACAAAGAACAACCCAAagatgttttgctgttttaaaagtAACTCAGCAAGTCAATCTGAACTCaattttcttctcttctgtgCAGTCAGATAGGGTTAGAACTGCATACAATGGAGAGGAACAAGGACGTTTGTCTTACTGATTATCCACCAGAGAGTACATGCTCATGGTATCAACAGAGTCacaatcacattttctgttgccTTCCAGTTTTACTCTGTTGAGAGTTCTGTATTAGCATCATGTAACTCATTGTGAGGCAGATCATCTTTTTGCTTGTTTCTTTATGACCTGGTGAATATTGACTTGCCCAGAACTGAGGGgttattttgtcttttcattcaAATATGTCTCTCAGTGATATTGTCATTATCACTGGAACAAAGTGTTTCTTTACCCCTGttcatcctcttcttcttcccttcaTCAGGTGAGGCTGTTGGACACCTCCTGTGTGTCTTAAAGCAGAACTCCCTCCTGTTATCTGTGCAGTCTCAAGCAGACAAAGCAGTCAGATCACTGTGGGCCCAGCCATCTGTAGGAGGAGCACATGTCGTTGCCACAGTCCTCAGTAACCCAGCCCATCTTGTTGAGTGGTGAGTCACGTTCCACAATCTGGTATTCAAAAAATGTGGCTCGGATGGTAGCATTGCTGCTGTATCAGTAGATGTCCCCCATTGATGGCTGGACTGTTTGGGGCAATTCCTTTGTGCATGCAAAGCTTCAAAAAGATTAACAGGCAGTGTCCTTAGCATTTAATGGTTCTAGAGACaaaattcttcattttcaacattttgcaCTGAATGTTGTCCACTGTGTTTCACAGGAAGGGAGAGGTTAGGCACATTGTTGAGAGATGTATGCTGATCAGAGACATTCTGAAAGAAAAGCTGAGGCTTTTGGGTACTCCAGGCTGCCAGGACCACCTGACTCAACAGGGTGGACTCTACTGTTGCACAGGCTTGAATggtgaggaggaaacagcacAGTTTCTGCCATTTTGGACTTGTGAAATGTCTCTAACTAATCTACAGCAACTGATTCACCGCACAAGCCTCTAATAATGACATGACAGAACGCAGTCGGGtattaatgattaataaaaaaaagttttctcagCGCTTGCTTTACTGCTCTCCTCTTTATAATCCTTTGAATTTGATAATTGGCATTTACCGTACATATTTATAGATTCATTACTTTGAACTGAGtaattctgtctgtgtttgaataGAATATGCAATTATTGCACTTTGTAGTTGGCTCTGAAATATGTTTGACTCACTTTATGCCTGTATAGTCACAGATCCTAACCATAATCTGTGTTCATTAAACAAATGttcatgattttgatgccatCAAAGGGATTTGCAGGGAACATTGTTTACAGAAGTTTTACGGTCTCTGATTATTTACTAATAATCACATCTGTAATTCATTAatatatgttattttattttttttttttattttaccagaatgttttctccttttctttaaaCACTACTGGTATTTTACAATAAAGCATCAAAGCCCATGATATTGACATGAATACTTATGTGGTTTCTCTCTACTGTTTTTTGGTCT is from Lates calcarifer isolate ASB-BC8 linkage group LG13, TLL_Latcal_v3, whole genome shotgun sequence and encodes:
- the got1l1 gene encoding putative aspartate aminotransferase, cytoplasmic 2, with the protein product MSRPSSGHDEKEVNQNRDSGGHLSVFTNTHPTAAAASLETNLLSVFKKDTQARKVYLAGREYYSEEGKTFELRLIGKIKQQLSSDPTHRPEYPSSLGLSEFTRRATEAALGRSSRAIVENRALGVQTPGFTAAVRLGAELLRHWYDISAAWCGPVYLSSPCDDSLAGIFQAAGIQDIREYYYWDDKQRGVCLEKLLEDLERAPERSVVVLSASAHYPTGADLSQNQWAVITQLLMRRRLFPFLLLPAQALCSGDLERDAWPVQHCASQGMDLLCAQSFSHCFGLYGEAVGHLLCVLKQNSLLLSVQSQADKAVRSLWAQPSVGGAHVVATVLSNPAHLVEWKGEVRHIVERCMLIRDILKEKLRLLGTPGCQDHLTQQGGLYCCTGLNDQQVEFLSKRRHVYLLPGGCLNVSAINGRNLEYVAESIHLALTTSL